TACAGCACCGAGACACGGTTAGATTCTGGAGTGGGAGACGAGTTACACCCACCTGCACCAGCGATCCGGGCACCCGGCCCGGACTCGCACTTATTTGGAAGGTCAAAGAAGACACATGGCACTTGGATCGATATTCATCTCCGAGGTTGTCGGCACTGCGTTGCTGCTCCTGCTCGGTGGCGGCGTCGTCGCCAACGTCGTTCTCGCAAAGACGAAGGGGTTCAACGGCGGATGGCTGCTGATCAACTTCGGTTGGGGCCTCGCGGTCTACGTCGGTGTCGTCGCCGCCGCAGTCTCGGGCGCACACCTCAACCCTGCTGTCACCCTGGGAATCGTCACGAGCGGCGCCACAGAGTTCGTTGAAGGGGTGCCGGTCAATCTCGGCACGACATTCCTCTACTTCGGCTCTGAGATGCTCGGAGCGTTCATCGGCGCCGTCCTGGTGTTCTTGGCATACAAGAAGCACTTCGACGAGTCGGACGACCCGGGCGCGAAGCTCGCCGTCTTCTCGACGGGACCCGAGATTCGCAGCTACGGCTGGAACCTCATCACAGAGATCCTCGGAACATTCGTTCTCGTCTTCCTCGTGATCGCCTTCGGGCAGCACGGGGATGCTGCAGGCCTCGCCGCACTGGGAGCCCTGCCCGTCGCACTCGTCGTTCTCGTGATCGGTATCTCGCTCGGTGGGCCGACCGGGTACGCGATCAACCCAGCACGTGACCTCGCACCGCGTATCGCACACGCGCTTTTGCCGATCAAGGGCAAGGGCTC
The Paramicrobacterium chengjingii DNA segment above includes these coding regions:
- a CDS encoding MIP/aquaporin family protein gives rise to the protein MALGSIFISEVVGTALLLLLGGGVVANVVLAKTKGFNGGWLLINFGWGLAVYVGVVAAAVSGAHLNPAVTLGIVTSGATEFVEGVPVNLGTTFLYFGSEMLGAFIGAVLVFLAYKKHFDESDDPGAKLAVFSTGPEIRSYGWNLITEILGTFVLVFLVIAFGQHGDAAGLAALGALPVALVVLVIGISLGGPTGYAINPARDLAPRIAHALLPIKGKGSSDWSYAWVPVVGPLIGGALGGWAGTAGLLPGLI